The Salvelinus namaycush isolate Seneca chromosome 38, SaNama_1.0, whole genome shotgun sequence genome includes a window with the following:
- the LOC120031923 gene encoding calcium-activated potassium channel subunit beta-4-like: MAKMRVSYEYSEAEDKSIRLGLFLIVCGILSLFILGFCWLSPTLQSMQSKPANCTVVSVLRPEEMFECVFTCGADCKGTSLYPCLQIFVNNSESNSVALLHFDEQQLVLNPKVNY, from the coding sequence ATGGCGAAAATGAGGGTGTCATACGAGTACTCGGAGGCGGAGGATAAGAGTATCCGACTAGGACTGTTCCTCATCGTCTGTGGCATCCTGTCCCTCTTTATCCTCGGGTTCTGCTGGCTCAGTCCAACTCTACAGAGCATGCAGAGCAAACCGGCCAACTGCACCGTGGTGTCCGTGCTCAGACCGGAGGAGATGTTCGAGTGCGTGTTCACGTGCGGGGCGGACTGCAAGGGGACCTCGCTGTATCCGTGTCTGCAGATATTCGTCAATAATTCCGAGTCGAACTCCGTGGCTCTGCTGCACTTTGATGAGCAGCAACTGGTGCTGAACCCAAAGGTAAATTACTAA